The following is a genomic window from Rhododendron vialii isolate Sample 1 chromosome 9a, ASM3025357v1.
ACTCTACACTATTTTTATCGATCACATGGAGGATAATGTTTACCATCAcatggacggtctagatttaaaaaataattcttccagaacttatctgaaAAAGAATTTGAGCGAAtactgaccatttattacagcaatggacggctaaaGATTGATTGTGTGTTATGTTTTGCACAACTACTCTTTATaggagagtgaacaaaattattctcttGATTTTTGGTGATTAAAAAAACGGGTCCCGAATGCTATACGAACACCTGTGTAGGATTAGATTGGATATAGAAACAAACCAGCCCCTTAGAGGTAATGATACCGAAAGTCTGTTGATACAGACAATCCGTGTCAACACATACAATCAGTGCACAGATTGCGATGTGGAATCCACTAGTATTGGTTTCACACTAATAATTCGGTTCTAGaacctgaatgaaaagttaaattatTAAATCGAATAattataggtatcgaattgagctaattctTTGTGGGGGCTTtcgaaaaaatgttttgaatttaatgaatgactcgAATCGTTTGTGTTAGACCCATAATGAGCCTCACATTGCGATCTATGTACAAATTGTCTGTGTCTATAGCACCTTTGGCAATGACAATGGGTtctcctagtttttttttttcggaattTACTAATGAGTATCAACTAGGGTGTGCACAggtcggacgggtcgggttcggccccgaacccgacccgactaGTTGGTTATCGAATTTTTGGGccccgaaccgaaggagggggaATAACCGTCCGCGTAACTGATTCTTTTGGttgggtcgggtaagaaaaataGCACCCCGAACCCCgaatcaaaaactgattttttttcaaaaaataaacccgTACCCGACcaaaccacatgttcggccccacccgaaacccttcgggtcagGTCCGTCGGGgctcgggttttttgcacacccctagtaTCTACAATAAGAAATAGGCCctaatttctcttcttttaatcttgggaaaatgacggctcaaaacgtattttgataattaatatccgtcaaggacaagctaagaacgtttattaatattgaaattatctttagcgaatattaattatcaaaacacgtcattgaccgtcattttccctttaatcTTTTAATGGTCGGGCCTTAAGTTTTAGTTACCTTAACAGGGGCCGAAGTCAGCCTAAAGAAAGCTTTTGTTAGCCCAATTGTACTTTATCCCAGAATGGTAAGGGCCCCAGTACACAATTTCTGGATTGAACCCTCAAAAgagaaatgctactggtacaacAAAAATGGCACCGACGGTGCATATAGCGCGTTTGGATCCGTCTCGAgtctaacaaaaataattagagccgttcattttgttcaatatatttttcttaaggtctctgtaaaaaatcagctccatccaaCATCTATAAAAGCTTTTACGAAGCGTACATAAtcactttaaaaattttaacaaGCAATTTCGGACGCTTCGTAAACGCCCTTATCGATGTCAGATGGGGCTGATTTTTTCCGGGGaccttaagaaaaatatattgaacaacaATAGCAGCTCCAATTATTTTCGTTAGACCCAAGACGGGCCCAAACACGTGTTGTACGCACTGTCTGTGCCATTTCTCCTGTACTAGTAACATTTTTGCCCTAAAAAATACTTACAGaaataaatgataaaaataattgaaaatagcTGGAGTATCTCACACAAACATCAAGAACCGTTCTATGGGTACAAATCTCTCTTGCACGGACTGGATGGCGGTAATGCGCAGCGTGCTGTGCACGGCAAATCGTTGCCGCTCCCGTCTCGCTCCAACGATCGAAAACGCTCATTTCGTAGAACGCTCATTTTGGTATATTTGTTCTACTCAacaagctctacgaagtgaacgtttctgATCGTCGAAGCGAGATCGGAGCGGCGGCAATTTGTCGTGCACAGCACGCTGCGTAGCACCTTTCTCTGGTCCCTCTTGCACATATTGCACTAAATGAGTATGCGGGGCCACTATGAAGTCTTGTACAATGATCGAagttgttcattaattttaaaataattttttaaatggtcttgaaaaaaatttgctCAATCGAATAATTCTGAATACTTAATCCAATGGTTCcgaatgaattttgaaaaaccatTAGACAAACAGATTGAGGACTTAGAGTTATTCaattgagctttttttttttttttttgggagggtTAGCTCAAAAGTCATTTTACAAATACAACTCGGGTTATTTGTGTGAATTTATGAAGTGAATCTCACACATCCATCTGTACAAGAGGGATATGTACccacatatttatttatttattgatacATATACCCAAGTTATATTATTGAAACTGGTTCAATCCACGGCTGCCCTACGTCCCCATACATTCGACCAGGAGCTAGCTCGTTTGCAACAACTGCATCTGTCAGACGGATTTTCGAGTAGCTAGACAATGACAGTGATAGTGACAGCATCTACAACGAATCCAATGATGGTCGTTCAGTCTGCGGTGGGAACAAATTTGCAAATCTTTGTCACTCCACCCACCGTCATGAGTGTGACTGATGGGTCCAATCCACGTTGATTTCATGTAgcttttttctttgtattttttttactgctttttgttgtattttatttggttgttttaatttttttttgcttgcaTTAATATAATTGGGATGatcttttgctaaaaaaaacTTCCACACACATATCCAAGACCGAACTAAAGGGAGAAGGAATTCTAATTTTGAAGTCGGGCCATTTTTGCCATGATTTTCCAATTGGGGTCCCTTGGTGGGAGAGGCTTCAGTGCAAAGTCTGGGGGTATCCCCGTCTTTTCCTCTGTTTTGTGGTGGGGACAGGCTACTGTTTCGGCGAATTTCCAAATTACTAATTTGTGTTTTCGGACATTTCAACAATTCCGTTTATGTCCCTAATAAAGGTACGTAATTTTGTCCTTATGCGTCTGGTATTTTAAGTTTTGTCCAgggttatttttttctttctacctTCCCATCTCTGAACATGTCTAACGTCTCTGTCTTCTTCGCTCTCATCTGTCAgttgctctctctctatctcactCTCAATCAATCCAAATCCATTAGGAGCAGAGAGCGGAGACAAGCTCTCCCACCGtcctcttagagcatctccaacccatactccatttcttcattttggaggaaaaacattcttcaacccatcctctaaaactctcctccatttgggaggatgaactttgatcctctaaatatagaggatgaaggaaaaaatagaggatctcctccaaatatgtgttggagttgagaaaaagagtgttgggttggagttgagataaatagtaTAATTctctaaatctacttttcaaattGATGAGTACttctctaagagcatctccaatccaacaccctcaaaatctctatttgagaggatcaaattaatctattttatttgaaaagtagatttaagtattgtactatttatctcaactccaacccaacactctatttctcaactccaacacatatttggaggagatcctctattttttccttcatcctctatatttagagaatcaaagttcatcctcccaaatgGAAGAGAGTattagaggatgggttggagaatattttccctccaaaatgaagaaatagagTATGGGTTAAAGATGCTCTTAGACCAGCACAACCCAACCCCAACACAGAAGCCGAAGAAAAGCATGCTTCTGTCGAAGCAACCATTGAATCGAACAGAGATCTACAACAGAGTGGAGACTTCTGTTAACTCTGACGGGGAGCACAGTAAATCCCTGGCCGACGAAGAGGGGGACTATGCTGAAGCTTCTGAACTCTATAGCCGTTCCCTAGAAATcaggttagggtttttttaaaaaaattcggaTCCGCAGGTTAGGGTTTATTTGGCCCTTTTCCAAATTGTCTTGGTTTGCTTTACCATTTTTGTTGAAATTAGGGCCAATGATCGGTTGTGATTGTTTGGTATTAAAACCCTAACGTAGATTACGGTAgcaatgagagaaatttatcTATCTATTCTCCTTCTTTGGTCTCTTTGGCACTTCAAAGTATCCAGGTGTTTGCGTCGATTTGTTGTTAGATTGCCGTTCTagggttagttttttttttttggagtgaaGTACTTGGTTAGTTTGATATGAAGCAATTCTGAATTttattgtattgtttttgcTGTAGAAATCTAATTTTAGTATTTTCCATGAATTAGGACTAAGGACATCTATCTTACCTTCTTTGCAGCGTAATCCAATGAGAAATACCTTCAACTAAGAGTTGTATTTATAGCAATATTCACTACATCAGTTTCTTTACTATTAATCCAAGAATATTGAATGACCTACCCCTTTACCAAGTCTACCTACTTTACTCGGCTTACCATTTGCCTTTCGTTGTTTTCCGCAGTGAGTACTTGACACATgttaaaaaagaacaaatgtCTGGATCATTTTTTGGGCCCCCCCAATTTGCATTGTAAAtataacgacccggatttttgacccaatttttttttctaaatataatattattagaattattttccttaatgcaattttttttaaatacaattatgcatacaatatatacatgcattttttttttaaattttcctacacatacctgcgtacatgcacactctttctcctccctcacctcaaactcctcccgtctctccgtctcctactcagtctctactttctccctaaccctaaaaccaagccaaattcatccattccaaatcccatgaacccaaccctattaaattcactcttattctcttccaccaaaattttcctataaataccccaccccattgacccacgaaatttacaccacaatattccccacgcgcccaccagtccaaaagagagaaaaatcagagaaaaccaagtttcaatccatggagttttagagagagaaggaaagagagagaaaagtgggtttcgtgCCAAGACccaaccaaaactcaatccgaccattccaatctcttccttctACTTCTAGCATCACCAAGTATCGTCCAATTTGattccaaagtctcccgatcaaaaaaaatccgaagtcttcttcctcaaaattcaagattcgtttttaaatcaattcgatctgATTAAAGGTACTATAatcttatccaacctcttctctaagtatattaagtgtttatatgcttaaccatatgtcccgaacgaaaaaaatataattcaatgCGCGTTTTCTGCTGTATTCACCAAAtggatattatttttgagcccgacactctatttgtaattatttttgaagaagatgatccttttgatatttattttacaacctttctgatattaatattataaaaaactactgaattgatattattttcttacaatataataacaacttagtataaaacgtattaattatatcagtttaatttatttgGTAGATTAAGTGGTTTTAaacgtttcgaaacaactttgcgacctcccgaacaccatttttgacgcccggactatttttcctagacttttcacacctgaaatatcataacttgttaagatcatattttttttatttaattatctatttattgaattatttattagttatctatcaaatttacaaacgaaaaatctttgcgaccttccaaacaacgttttaacacccaaactaatttatcctagacttcttgcatctcaaagatgatatcttgttaaattaatattttttttatttaatttactattcattgttatttctatagcgtttccgatcaaaaattctttgcgaccttataaacgttattataaatgcccgagtaattttatttcgactctctatattctgaagatgaaatttttttaaccgtaacatattttaaatttgtaaattatttattatctatttactttactttcggccactttatttaacgtctttatttaaataaatcccgtgaccctccgaacccaagtTTTGACACTCCACTGGTTGCGTAGGatctttaggactcttatttaggtcatgataaatatttcaatatttttatctaattaatgtatttaaattggtttttaattaatctattatcttagacttaattaataagagcccagaaaattttccttttaaattattttaaactcttactttattattgacattgtgaccatacaagattaagagcaacggcccattcataaaaagttgcgtgatttcattatctatttattgttttaattattattgattaattgcaTATTGTGCCGATACTTGACTTTGATGCTAGagtggaccctagagacatggggtggtattgcgaaatagaattcatctagacgatgctagataatggatagactggaaagtttttatttttagattggctgcaggcgtgattttaaattatgtgatgaaaatgaaactggcgggtgtccagtgataaaaacACCAGTGATAAattatgtgatgaaaataaaactggcgggtgtccaatGATAAAAACACCACTGATAAATTgagtgatgaaaataaaactggcgggtaTCCAGTGATAAAACACctgagatttgtgatgaaaataaaactggtgggtgtccagtgataaaacaCCTGTGAtaaattgatgaaaataaaactggcgggtgtccagtgataaattgatagactggcgggtgtccagtgatgattgcaAAGTGATTTGTGAGgaggtatataagataggcgaaccctagttgtgattcaggcatgataagctttccccttgttgtagttattgggatgcatactcggtacataacttaggtgcatcTACggcagcaaagggaagtgatctcatgggaccgagcatggctaacGGTTGGGGaagaaagatctcgcggagagatcttagattttacattaggttatggatagtaatgaattGGCTCatgtggagaatatttgtttggcttcttcgattcaatattatcttgttatctactaattgtaaagtaagaggggtggttggattggattattctactgggtgatttatcactcacggatacgtctgtatcctggcaaatcggttgcttcggcgatcaatttgccagtgggcgcaggattcgatggagaggattcaaagatattGCAGTTCAActcggaaagaatatcaggaaacgaagatcgagtacgtttcggatttgtatcaagtctagagtcagctctgaaattaatgtattttgaatcaataaatttatcttgtgactgtaatagctaaactttatattggaaaattatatttatttagcaaattttttaaaaattttattttattttgcttccgaaaagtcggggcgttacagtaaaATTATTTCCGATTCTTCTATATTATGCCGTTTCACCTTAGCAATTGCCAAACTCATTTGCAGAAAATAGGGTTATTACTCATGAATGAAAGTATTTCTCTAATCAAGTTTTAATCCAACAAGCACAATATTTTCGTGCGAAGCACAACAGCAGCACTTTAGGCCAAAACCATAGGTAAGTGACTGGCCATTAGTAAAATACAAAACGGTCATCTACCTGACGAACAAACTTCAAAAAGATAATCCGTCATTTGCCCTTATTTTACAACAATCTGCAAAATCAACCCAAATGacccaaaaattaaacaataaacTCTAAGTACATTTAATTATTAGCCCAACAAACTGGACCGACTTTCCACCGCAAAAATGAGATTTCGTTTGTTTTAGTGATGTGAAACCTGGAATTCTTTTAGGGTATtgatatgtttttgttttgatgtgTTCGTGTATTATAAGTGGACAAAGGTTTTTTGGAACCactattgttttcttttcatctGTTGACTTTACCAGATAGTGAGTGATCTTTTAGAACTATTGGAGCTTTATTCTGGTTCAAGAGCAGAATCTGCACATTTCTTAAAGCATATTAGGGCATACAATagtacattttcatttacatcgCGGCGAGTCAATCTTTTGATCCTACGTTTCCACAACGGTGGCAAGAAATCGACACTTTTTGAGCCGAAGGGCAGATTTAGCATTACACTGATAGTTTTCTTCCCTCCGCTCATGGTAGTTAAAGGCTTTGTGGAGCTGTTTGGGTTAAATTTGTAGTTGTACATTGTTTTGTAAAATGCAATtcagttgttagttttggtgTTGAACTTGGCACCACTGCCAAAACTAGAAGTTTCTTGAAATATCTGGTTCCTAACTCCATCTTATTGtggcctatcaaaaaaaaaaaaaccccattgtGTTGTGTGGGAATTTTGTGTTTTCTAAGGCTGTTGGTAAGGTGTTGCTTGcattaaatgaaaaattaactcaaatgGCTTTTTGTGTACCCAACGTCGATGTCTCAGTGGTTGACCTCACCGTGAGACTAGAGAGGAAGGCTATATGACGAAATCAAACTTGCTATAAAATAAGGATTGGCAAAGAGAATGACGTTATGTATGTTATAGAGCTACCTCCTTGTTTGTTATATTTCCGGACAGCTAGTTTTGTGAGTACTAATCCTTTGTCTCTTTCATTGAATTTTTTGGTTCATGTTTATCTTTCTTGGGTGGTTATCAGTGAGGAGTCGGAAGGAAAGCTAAAGGGAATCCTGGGTTACACTGAAGATGATGTGGTCTCGACTGACTTTGACGGAGACGGCAGGTAAGTTACATGAGTTCATGTTGTCTTTCTCAAAAGCAAAATCATTGGCCCTTGCTACAATAATTGATgagtacttccttattttttccccaaaaaagtACCGATGAGTTTGAAATGCTGCTTGTTGTTTCTTTATAGGCagtttgaaatgtttgttgATGAGATGCCAGAAGAACAATCTTCTAATTAATGAATTGATTTACTTTGTGCAGGTTGTTGCTCTATAGAAAATGGTTGATATACCATTTATTGTTGAACATGGTGTTTTCAAGTTTTATTATCTTGTTGCTCCTCTAGGTCAGAAAGTGCTTGCTGATTATTAGACCATAATTAGCATGAGCTCTCCctgattttgtttgattatgcTAATGTTGGAGCTACTCCTAATAATCAGCAGTTACCCAGGGTCTAATAATCTAATGTTATTGAATATTTGTAGCATACTCATTTTACAGATTAGTATGCATAGCTTGATAGTTTGTTTTTCTGTGTAGTAATGCAGTGTTGCTTTTCCTTCTTAGAAGGGAAACACTACTTGACTACCATACAAAATTGCTTGAGAGAACTTTAATTGGCAATATTTGTTACAGCTGAGAGATGGACTCAATGTTAGAATACGTGTGGGACGTTTAACGGATTCGGGAAATATTTTCTTTAGGTATGGTCTTCCTTTTCATTTTGCTAACATTCGTAGTGGAAAACTACCAAATATTGTTGCTCAGTGAACTCTAAGTGCGAATGAGATTTCGGAGTTATTTTGTTGCCTTTGGTTGTTAAGACCCATATTTTGAACAATCTGATTATTTAGACATTAAGTGCATGGTTCTTTTATGGCTTTATATGGATTCTTATGTAGTATAGTATGAGCCCAATGTAAATACAGATTACTCTAGAAATAGCTTAATTTGCATGAAAGATGTACAGGTCATTTGTAAATACTGATTACTCTCCAAATCACTTATTTACATTGAATAAGTTGgtgagagatggagagaaaagtacCAACAAATTGTTTGGTTGGCCCTTTCTCCTTAGCTCCCTTTTCTATCTCAGATCCAAAGGGTCTTGCCGAGACCCCAGCTCTGAAGCTTTTGCTTGAAGTGTTACACTTTCTCACATCTAACACTTTTAGAATGACTTTCCATCATATCTTTGATACAATCGCTTTATGGCATCAATTAATGTAGTAAACTATGCCAATTAGTTTTGGTATTGCAATTTTTATATTGACTATGCTGTTTGAAATAATAGAGAGTGGTATCACTTCAACTATGCGTGGAAATATTCCCCCTAAGCAGATTCATAGAAATGTTGCCATCCATGCATTTCATACTATTATCAGTTTAATTAAACTTCTCAAATCCTGCTGTTCAAATATCCCACATCATGAGCTTGATTCGAATATGTTAGATAATGGTTTACTGCTTAAGGATTTCAGTAACACTGTACAAACTGGTAGAGAAATTGAACAAAGGCTATACTGGAGAAGAAaaggttaaaaacttaataGACAAGTTTGCATTATAAAGTAACTGAACTTTTTGTTTGACGTTTTTTTTAGGGCTACTATCGTACAAGTGGTGGTTTGGTATGGATTCACACTCGTAATTTGCGTAACTCTATATCTGTAGTCTGAATTAGCAGGTGGTGCATGTGGAAAGAGATTTGAAGCAGGCAGTAAACCGGTAGTGAAAAAGCCCCAAACT
Proteins encoded in this region:
- the LOC131299746 gene encoding uncharacterized protein LOC131299746, coding for MGWRIFSLQNEEIEYGLKMLLDQHNPTPTQKPKKSMLLSKQPLNRTEIYNRVETSVNSDGEHSKSLADEEGDYAEASELYSRSLEISEESEGKLKGILGYTEDDVVSTDFDGDGRWCMWKEI